Below is a genomic region from Pirellulales bacterium.
GGTGCGCGAGGCGTTCACATTCTTCCGCGGCTCGCCGAAGGTGCAGGCCCGGCTCAAGCGGCTGATCGACGTTGGGCTGGATTATCTGCGGCTGGGGCAACCGGCCAACACGCTCTCCGGCGGCGAGGCCCAGCGGCTCAAGTTGGCCGGCTATATGTCGGCCGCCAAACGCTCGCGAACGCTCTTCATTCTCGACGAGCCGACTACCGGCTTGCACTTCGCCGACGTCACTCAGTTGCTCGATTGTTTCGAGGCCCTGTTGGCGGTCGGGCATTCGCTGATCGTTGTCGAACACAACGTGCAAATGATGAAGGCGGCCGATTACATCATCGACCTGGGACCAGGCGCGGCGGATGAAGGCGGCCAGATCGTCGCCCAGGGAACGCCCGAGTTCGTCGCTCGAAACACCGACTCGGCCACCGGGCGATACCTGGCCGAAGCCTTCGCCCGCGAGATGCAAGAACAATCGGCGTGAGGGGAAGGGGACGAGGGACGAGGGGCAAGGGACGCGAGACAACTGATGCATGGCGATTGGATTGCGGCGAGCATCGCTCGCAAGCTCTCGCCTCTCCGCGCCGCTGGAGGGGTGCCGGGGGTGAGGGGGCAAAGGCTGGAGGGCTTCACAATGACCTTGATTCGATTTTGCACGCCGATTGCGATCTTGATCGTGATGGTTCAACTTGCGAACTCGTGCGCCGGCGCGGATTCGACTGGGCCGGTCAAAGCGACGTCGCCCGATCCGTTCCTCAAAACATCCGGGACGGAGATCCGCAACGCTCGCGGCCGGGGCGAGGTCGTCCAATTGCGCGGAGTGAATCTCGGCGGCTGGCTGTTGCTCGAGGAGTGGATGTGCCCGATGGATTCCTCCGGGCTGAAGGACGATCTCTCCGCACGCAAGACCCTCGTCGACCGCTTTGGCGAAGCGACGGCCGACGATCTTTTCTCGGCGTATGAAGACGCGTGGATCAGCGACCAAGACCTCGACAACATCGCCGGCCTGGGGATGAACGTCGTTCGCGTGCCGTTCTGGTATCCGAATCTGCAGAAGGAGGACGGCGCTTGGCGAAAGAATGCCTTCGATCGGCTCGATTGGCTCGTGAGCAAGGCGTGGGACCGCGGGATTTACACGATCCTCGATCTGCACGGCGCGCCCGGCGGCCAGAGCAAGGAGCAGACGACCGGCGCGATTCGCCCGCAGCCGGAATTGTGGTCGAGCGAAGCCAATCGCCGCCGCACGATCGATATCTGGCAGCATATTGCCATTCACTTCAAGGGGAATCCGGCCGTGGCGGGCTATGACCTCTTGAACGAGCCGACTGGCGCGCCCGATCGCGCGAGCCTGTGGGAGTTTTATCACACCTGTTCGCAAGCGATTCGAACGATCGATCTCGAGCACATCATTTTCGTCGAGGGTTGCTGGGCCGGGCACGTTGGACCGCAGTATCTGAACTGGAGCTGGGACGTGCTCCCGCCGCCGGCCAGATCGGGCTGGAAGAACGTCGTCTACGAAATGCACGCCTACGAGTTCGCCTGGGACGACACCGACAAGCAGATGAAGAACATCGAAAACCAGCTCGCCGATTGGCAAAAGCATAGGAGCTGGGGCATCCCGGCCTATCAGGGAGAATTCAACGCGATGGGTCCGAAACCCGATCCGGCTAACGTCTGGAAATACGCGGTCGAGAAATTCGCTGCCAACGGTATGAGCTGGTCGGTCTGGTCGTACAAAGCGGCCCACGGCTCGGGCGGCGATAGCTGGGGCGTATACAACCCGCGCGACCCGAAGCCGCCGAAGCCCAACTTGCAGACCGATTCGGCAGACGAGATTCGCCGCAAATGGTCGCAGTGGACCACGGCCAAATCGTTCGCGATCAACCCGATGCTCCGGCGAGCGCTGGCGATGCCGGTGCCCGTGGACGACAGGTACGCACTCAGCTCGTCCGATGAGCCGTTGAACGTGCCCGCGCCGGGGGTGCTGGCGAACGACAAAGACCTGAACCTCGGCGAGCCAGGGATCGCTCTCAAAACCCACCTCGTCGCCGGCCCGACGCACGGCAAGCTGAAGCTGAACGAAGACGGGTCATTCACCTACACGCCGACCAAAGATTACTCTGGCCCGGACACTTTCCGGTATCGCATCTTCGACGGCCACTTGGATTCGGCAATCGTCGGGAAGGTGACAGTCGACGTGCAAGTGAAGAAGCAATAGGTGCGAAAACCTCGGTCGCAAACTGATTGACCGACTACCACGTAGGATTTGCAACAGCTGTCGGGTATGATGAGGCGATGGACCCCGCCTCTTGCGTTGACTTGGCGCTCGCAAACCTCGCCGAAATGTTGTACATATCCGCCCATGACGGATTCTGGATTGAGGGTAAGGAACCCTGGGAGCAAGAAGACTTTGGCTTTGAGCGAGCGTGGAAGCTTCTCATCATTCGTGGCAATTCAGAAGAAATCAGGAAGAGAATGGACGCGGCCCAGACGGCTGAATGGAAGCGCTGGCTCAGGGAGGCGTATCGGCAATGCCTTGAGCGAGAAGCTGGCTCAAGCGACTGATTTCGAACTGACCTACTAGCCATTCGTCCGAGAATTGGACAGTCGGCACTCGGCGCGTTATGCTCTGCGAGACAGCCCCGCGCTCCTGCACTGGAGCCACTTTGCGCCCGCCGCCGATTCCTTCCAGCCGCGATGAGATGATGCGATGAGAAACCGCCAATTGAACGTTGGTGTCCTGTTTTCCATTCTCCCCGTTGTCGCAACGATCGTGATCGGTGAATTCGCTTGGATCGAATCCACGCTCGGGGCCGGTCAATACTGGAAGGTCGATTATCCCGCTTCCAGCATAGCGGGCGAATTGCAGGTGGCGGTTACTTATACGATCTGGATTCCCGACGGCGTGCCGAGTCTTCGCGGGATCATTGTTCATCAGCACGGCGCGGGAACCACGGCCTCCAAGGAAGGCTCCACTGCCGCCTATGACTTGCATTGGCAAGCCTTGGCCAGGAAATGGGATTGCGCGCTGCTCGGCCCTTCTTATCATGTGCAGAACGAGAAAATCGACATCTCGCCGGGCGCTTCGGAACTCTGGTTTGACCCACGCCGAGGCTCGGAAAAGACTTTTCTCAAGGCACTCGGCGACCTCGCTGCAAAATCCGGTCATCCCGAAATCGAAACCGTTCCCTGGGCGCTTTGGGGACACTCTGGCGGCGGCGTCTGGTCTGATGTGATGGCCAGTCTCCATCCTGATCGCGTCGCCGTGGTCTTTATGCGTTCCGGATCGGCGCTCATGTTCCTCAGCCATCCTGAATTCACTCGGCCTAATTTCCCCGACGCGCTCTACGCCATCCCCCTGATGTGCAATACGGGCGTGAAGGAAAAACCGGCGATCAAGGTGAAGCCAGAGGAGGACAAACGAACCGTCGAGGAAAAGATGAAGGGCCCGTGGCTCGGCAATCTGGCCACGTTCCAT
It encodes:
- a CDS encoding cellulase family glycosylhydrolase → MTLIRFCTPIAILIVMVQLANSCAGADSTGPVKATSPDPFLKTSGTEIRNARGRGEVVQLRGVNLGGWLLLEEWMCPMDSSGLKDDLSARKTLVDRFGEATADDLFSAYEDAWISDQDLDNIAGLGMNVVRVPFWYPNLQKEDGAWRKNAFDRLDWLVSKAWDRGIYTILDLHGAPGGQSKEQTTGAIRPQPELWSSEANRRRTIDIWQHIAIHFKGNPAVAGYDLLNEPTGAPDRASLWEFYHTCSQAIRTIDLEHIIFVEGCWAGHVGPQYLNWSWDVLPPPARSGWKNVVYEMHAYEFAWDDTDKQMKNIENQLADWQKHRSWGIPAYQGEFNAMGPKPDPANVWKYAVEKFAANGMSWSVWSYKAAHGSGGDSWGVYNPRDPKPPKPNLQTDSADEIRRKWSQWTTAKSFAINPMLRRALAMPVPVDDRYALSSSDEPLNVPAPGVLANDKDLNLGEPGIALKTHLVAGPTHGKLKLNEDGSFTYTPTKDYSGPDTFRYRIFDGHLDSAIVGKVTVDVQVKKQ